One segment of Anguilla anguilla isolate fAngAng1 chromosome 1, fAngAng1.pri, whole genome shotgun sequence DNA contains the following:
- the LOC118210484 gene encoding immunoglobulin alpha-2 heavy chain-like, with protein sequence MSRLSLLIWFIALIANAGAVVLQNPLSLRVAVGTSVKLHCDISGAMGRCAFVWWLLVQPRTGLTIYRNTNAKVITVTGNSETADKACILIIPSTKTSDTGTYYCAVSDSRTVHYGNGTTLVVTERVVKDITMEILVPGTQPLDPSAPVTVMCVVSGVDPSKARVHWQVEGKVEHAELPPANALASDSVRTWLSVPGPSWASGAPVTCVLETAKGLNLNRTVSRTGIWTLNPCMYLLAAMGGASFLVLVTSVLTVCVIWQKRSRLTKSHPRSKSGINWSRPPQQVLEQVQYTSLRFGGTRREAVSHF encoded by the exons ATGTCTCGGCTTTCTCTTCTCATCTGGTTCATCGCACTGATTGCTAACG CAGGAGCAGTGGTTTTGCAGAACCCCCTATCATTGCGAGTTGCCGTGGGCACCAGTGTCAAActgcactgtgacatcagcggAGCGATGGGCCgatgtgcgtttgtgtggtGGCTGCTGGTGCAGCCCAGAACTGGGCTCACAATCTACCgcaacacaaatgcaaaagtCATCACTGTCACTGGGAACTCAGAGACTGCAGATAAAGCCTGCATCCTGATCATACCCAGCACCAAGACCTCAGACACTGGCACCTACTACTGTGCTGTCAGCGATTCACgcacagtgcattatgggaatggGACAACGCTTGTCGTCACGG AGCGAGTAGTCAAAGATATCACAATGGAGATCCTGGTGCCTGGGACCCAGCCTCTGGACCCCTCTGCCCCTGTAACTGTGATGTGCGTGGTGTCCGGGGTGGACCCCAGTAAGGCCAGGGTGCACTGGCAGGTGGAGGGGAAGGTGGAGCATGCAGAGTTGCCCCCGGCCAATGCGCTGGCCTCAGACTCTGTGAGAACCTGGCTGTCCGTGCCAGGGCCCTCCTGGGCCAGCGGGGCACCGGTCACCTGCGTCCTGGAGACCGCCAAGGGGCTGAATCTGAACAGAACCGTCAGCAGGACAG GAATATGGACTCTGAACCCCTGCATGTATCTGCTGGCAGCTATGGGTGGAGCCTCTTTCCTCGTCCTCGTTACCAGTGTTCTGACTGTTTGTGTCATCTGGCAGAAACGCAGCC gacTGACAAAGTCTCACCCCAGGTCCAAATCTGGTATAAACTGGTCAAGACCGCCACAACAG GTTTTAGAACAAGTGCAGTACACTAGTCTGAGGTTTGGAGGCACAAGAAGGGAGGCCGTTTCCCACTTCtga
- the LOC118223757 gene encoding mucin-1 isoform X2, with amino-acid sequence MLQLLILGTHLYFMSHAVSGASTAGIHSTPDSQALAPASSTIVPISDSTFFLSIKITNRIFNESLENQSSEDYRELRGELKRLLDDVYTSEPYNYSGISAMTFSKGSVVANTTIVFRTTDIIPSVVKNLFLDYVKKNPPSNLELNITEGTVMIYFYCFHVSELS; translated from the exons ATGTTGCAACTACTCATATTAGGAACTCATCTTTATTTCATGTCACATGCAGTTTCAG GTGCTTCCACTGCAGGCATTCATTCTACACCAGATTCACAGGCCCTGGCCCCTGCCAGTAGCACCATCGTGCCCATCTCAGACTCTACCTTCTTCCTCTCCATTAAAATCACCAACCGAATCTTCAATGAATCTCTCGAAAACCAGAGCTCAGAGGACTACAGGGAACTGCGAGGTGAACTCAAGCGACTG CTGGATGATGTCTACACATCAGAGCCTTATAATTACTCAGGCATCTCAGCGATGACCTTCAG TAAAGGATCTGTGGTAGCAAACACGACAATTGTGTTCAGGACCACAGACATAATCCCCTCTGTGGTCAAAAATCTATTTCTCGATTATGTAAAGAAAAATCCACCGTCAAATCTTGAACTCAACATCACTGAAGGTACAGTTATGATCTACTTTTACTGCTTCCATGTATCTGAGCTATCTTAG